In one Mustela lutreola isolate mMusLut2 chromosome 8, mMusLut2.pri, whole genome shotgun sequence genomic region, the following are encoded:
- the M6PR gene encoding cation-dependent mannose-6-phosphate receptor isoform X2 produces MFLFYSCWRTGLLLPLLLAVAVRESWQTEEKTCDLVGEKGRESEKELALLKRLQPLYNKSFESTVGQGPDTYIYIFRVCREAGNRTSGAGLVQINKSNGKERVVGRLNETHVFNGSNWIMLTYKGGDEYDSHCGMEQRRAVVMISCNRHTLADNFNLVFEERGKVQDCFYLFEMDSSLACSPEISHLSVGSILLVTFASLVAVYIIGGFLYQRLVVGAKGMEQFPHLAFWQDLGNLVADGCDFVCRSKPRNVPAAYRGVGDDQLGEESEERDDHLLPM; encoded by the exons ATGTTCCTCTTCTACAGCTGCTGGAGGACTGGACTGCTCCTGCCACTGCTCCTAGCTGTGGCAGTAAGAGAATCCTggcagacagaagaaaaaaccTGCGACCTGGTAGGAGAAAAAGGGCGAGAGTCTGAGAAAGAGTTGGCTCTTCTGAAGAGGTTGCAACCACTGTATAACAAAAG CTTTGAGAGCACTGTGGGCCAGGGTCCGGACACATACATCTATATATTCAGGGTCTGCCGGGAAGCTGGCAACCGCACCTCTGGGGCAGGCCTGGTGCAGATCAACAAAAGTAATGGGAAGGAAAGAGTGGTAGGGAGACTCAACGAGACTCACGTCTTCAATGGAA GTAATTGGATCATGCTGACCTATAAAGGGGGTGACGAATATGACAGTCACTGTGGCATGGAGCAGCGTCGTGCAGTGGTGATGATCTCCTGCAATCGACACACACTAGCG GACAATTTTAACCTTGTGTTTGAGGAGCGAGGCAAAGTTCAAGATTGTTTCTACCTCTTTGAGATGGATAGCAGCCTGGCCTGTTCCCCAGAGATCTCTCACCTCAGTGTGGGTTCTATCTTACTAGTCAC GTTTGCATCACTGGTTGCTGTCTATATCATCGGAGGGTTCCTATACCAGCGACTGGTGGTGGGAGCTAAGGGAATGGAGCAGTTTCCCCACTTAGCCTTCTGGCAAGATCTTGGCAACCTGGTAGCA GATGGTTGTGACTTTGTGTGCCGTTCTAAACCCCGCAATGTGCCTGCTGCGTATCGTGGTGTGGGGGATGATCAGCTGGGCGAGGAGTCAGAAGAAAGGGATGATCATTTATTACCAATGTGA
- the M6PR gene encoding cation-dependent mannose-6-phosphate receptor isoform X3, whose translation MLTYKGGDEYDSHCGMEQRRAVVMISCNRHTLADNFNLVFEERGKVQDCFYLFEMDSSLACSPEISHLSVGSILLVTFASLVAVYIIGGFLYQRLVVGAKGMEQFPHLAFWQDLGNLVADGCDFVCRSKPRNVPAAYRGVGDDQLGEESEERDDHLLPM comes from the exons ATGCTGACCTATAAAGGGGGTGACGAATATGACAGTCACTGTGGCATGGAGCAGCGTCGTGCAGTGGTGATGATCTCCTGCAATCGACACACACTAGCG GACAATTTTAACCTTGTGTTTGAGGAGCGAGGCAAAGTTCAAGATTGTTTCTACCTCTTTGAGATGGATAGCAGCCTGGCCTGTTCCCCAGAGATCTCTCACCTCAGTGTGGGTTCTATCTTACTAGTCAC GTTTGCATCACTGGTTGCTGTCTATATCATCGGAGGGTTCCTATACCAGCGACTGGTGGTGGGAGCTAAGGGAATGGAGCAGTTTCCCCACTTAGCCTTCTGGCAAGATCTTGGCAACCTGGTAGCA GATGGTTGTGACTTTGTGTGCCGTTCTAAACCCCGCAATGTGCCTGCTGCGTATCGTGGTGTGGGGGATGATCAGCTGGGCGAGGAGTCAGAAGAAAGGGATGATCATTTATTACCAATGTGA